A region of Silurus meridionalis isolate SWU-2019-XX chromosome 13, ASM1480568v1, whole genome shotgun sequence DNA encodes the following proteins:
- the LOC124395659 gene encoding spectrin beta chain, non-erythrocytic 4-like isoform X3 produces the protein MEKMLMARDSTCDDTQQLHKKWLKHQAFMAELSQNKEWLDKIQKEGERLMVEKPELSSMVQQKLSEIHECWLDLENSTQVKALQLFENNRGHQITQNYTRLNERVQQLELQLNHCDYSHDLTSVNKQLKKLQMMERQMEEWCNEVCDLQLQSSSLPEECVMADSVSVRQAEVEARIVRLIEPLKERRRILLASKEVHQVRRDLQDEILWVQERLPFAMSQESGSSLQAVQQLMKKNQSLQRELETHRGHVEEVMERASLFSSVRTAEAECVSALMEDLQGLWAALWAETEHKQQHLDSMYHAQQYYSDITEVEAWLSEQELHMMNEEKGKDESSTLQLLKKQLSLEQSIEDYAETIGLLSQQCRQLLELSHPDSDQISKRQSQIDRLYVSLKDLVEERKCRLEQQYWLFQLHREVEELEQWIAEREISASSTELGQDYEHVTILQEKFTEFSSETGSMGQERVMAINQMVDELIDFGHADAAIIAEWKDGVNESWAELMELMETRAQMLAASHQLHKFFSDCREVITQIADKHRRLPEVRECQDGTVNTSSLQRLMSTFEHDIQLLVGQVRQLQENAAQLRTVYAGEKAEAIAMQEYEVMRAWKELIMSCEECRVQITTASDKLRFFSIVRDQLMWMESIICQIGTGEKPRDVSSVEVLMNYHQGLKSEVEARNKNMVQCIEMGKTLLATRNQASDEIKEKLEKVLAKQRELTEKWDKHWEELQHMLEIHQFAQEAVVAESWLSSQEAFLFNQELGRSVDEVEQLIRRHEAFRKAASTWEERFSSLRRLTTVEKMKAEQSKLPPTPLLGRKVFLDPQDSSPARSSPSSLHKQTIYEQGDYWSERNVAQASPPLASRRLGPTVSNYTPIVSGPATLLIQEARNTGVLGVAAGLGTATDHKSTQIKPVHPIKDVNVMAEVVLQEPGCSGGSRIELQVEQQRPHGKDLRVERQLSNEQLIQARRDELPQEVWRERAEREKRLERQTSSEQEVFETRRKDRHRLEKQESSEHETAKEPSDRRSGGGEKRSTLADIVEQLQEREAAQARGEIPRVPNGVPEKSRLDRPRARDRPKPRRRPRPKDGTQGETRRSRSAPAQSSSSVPQPPSHHAQREGFLFRKLDIESQKKSSNSRSWVNLYCILNKGELGFFKDSKNITSTYNNEPRLSLNSCSCDINLGYKKKKNVFTLKTKDGSEFLFHAKDEDDLKAWISNINMCIGEHEDITKWGQSHPTTSSTDEGTRREGSRAEKSDRADRGSERSDKGEKMEKKSGKKK, from the exons gaagGTGAGCGGCTGATGGTGGAGAAGCCGGAGCTGAGCTCCATGGTTCAGCAGAAGCTCAGTGAGATTCATGAGTGTTGGCTGGACCTGGAAAACTCTACGCAGGTCAAAGCACTGCAGCTGTTTGAGAACAACCGGGGGCATCAGATCACTCAAAATTACACTCGGCTGAACGAGCGCGTGCAGCAGCTGGAGCTGCAGCTAAACCACTGTGACTACAGCCATGACCTCACCTCCGTCAACAAGCAGCTCAAAAAGCTCCAG aTGATGGAGCGACAAATGGAGGAGTGGTGTAATGAAGTGTGTGATCTGCAACTTCAGTCATCCTCTCTCCCCGAGGAGTGTGTGATGGCAGACTCGGTGTCTGTGCGTCAGGCTGAAGTAGAGGCACGGATCGTACGTCTCATCGAGCCTCTGAAGGAGAGACGAAGAATCCTGCTCGCATCCAAAGAAGTGCACCAAGTGCGCCGCGACCTGCAGGATGAAATT cTGTGGGTGCAAGAGCGCCTTCCATTCGCTATGTCACAGGAATCCGGGAGTAGTTTACAGGCTGTGCAGCAGCTCATGAAGAAAAATCAG AGCCTACAAAGGGAGCTGGAGACCCACCGGGGGCATGTGGAAGAGGTGATGGAAAGAGCGAGCCTGTTCTCATCAGTGCGCACGGCCGAGGCGGAGTGTGTGAGCGCATTAATGGAGGATCTGCAAGGCCTATGGGCGGCACTGTGGGCCGAGACAGAGCATAAACAACAGCATTTAGACTCCATGTATCATGCTCAACAGTACTACAGTGACATTACTGAGGTGGAGGCATGGCTCAGCGAACAGGAGCTGCACATGATGAATGAGGAGAAAGGAAAG GATGAATCGAGTACGCTGCAGCTGCTAAAAAAACAGTTATCTTTGGAGCAGTCAATCGAGGATTATGCTGAAACCATTGGATTATTATCACAACAGTGCAGACAACTACTGGAGCTCAGCCATccagacag TGATCAGATCAGTAAACGCCAGTCTCAGATCGACCGGCTCTACGTGTCATTGAAAGATTTAGTGGAAGAAAGGAAGTGCCGGTTGGAACAGCAGTACTGGCTTTTTCAGCTGCACAGAGAGGTGGAAGAACTTGAGCAATGGATTGCTGAGCGAGAGATCTCAGCCAGCTCTACCGAACTCGGGCAGGACTATGAACATGTCACG ATCCTACAGGAAAAGTTCACTGAGTTTTCCTCAGAGACAGGAAGTATGGGTCAGGAGCGAGTGATGGCTATTAATCAGATGGTGGATGAGTTGATTGATTTTGGACATGCAGATGCCGCCATCATTGCTGAATGGAAGGATGGGGTGAATGAATCATGGGCTGAACTGATGGAACTGATGGAAACCAGAGCACAAATGCTTGCAgcttcacaccagcttcacaaATTTTTTTCTGACTGCAGAGAG GTAATAACACAGATAGCTGACAAACACCGCAGATTACCCGAAGTACGAGAGTGCCAGGATGGCACAGTAAACACTAGCTCACTTCAGAGACTCATGAGCACATTTGAACATGACATTCAGCTGTTAGTTGGACAG GTGAGACAGTTACAGGAAAATGCTGCTCAGCTTCGTACCGTTTATGCAGGAGAGAAGGCAGAAGCCATCGCCATGCAGGAATATGAAGTGATGCGAGCATGGAAGGAGCTAATCATGTCCTGTGAGGAATGCCGTGTGCAGATAACCACAGCATCAGATAAACTGCGATTCTTCAGCATAGTGCGTGATCAGTTGATGTGGATGGAAAGCATCATCTGCCAGATAGGGACAGGAGAGAAACCCAG GGATGTCTCATCTGTCGAGGTGCTCATGAATTACCATCAGGGCCTCAAGAGTGAAGTGGAGGCACGAAATAAGAACATGGTGCAGTGTATAGAGATGGGAAAGACACTGCTGGCTACAAGAAACCAAGCATCAGATGAG ATTAAAGAGAAACTGGAGAAAGTTTTGGCCAAGCAGAGAGAGCTGACAGAGAAATGGGATAAACACTGGGAGGAACTACAGCACA TGTTAGAAATTCATCAGTTTGCTCAGGAGGCAGTGGTCGCAGAATCCTGGCTCTCATCTCAGGAGGCGTTTTTGTTCAATCAGGAACTTGGTCGCAGCGTAGATGAAGTAGAGCAGCTCATTCGCCGTCATGAGGCCTTCAGGAAAGCAGCTTCAACCTGGGAAGAAAGATTCAGCTCGTTACGCCGCCTCACTACG GTGGAAAAGATGAAGGCAGAACAAAGTAAGCTGCCTCCAACTCCATTGCTCGGTCGTAAGGTTTTTCTGGACCCTCAGGATTCATCTCCAGCACGTAGCAGCCCTTCATCCCTTCACAAACAGACTATTTATGAGCAGGGAGACTATTGGAGTGAACGAAACGTGGCTCAGGCATCGCCACCACTTGCATCTCGTAGACTTGGCCCAACAGTCTCAAATTATACACCAATTGTGAGTGGTCCTGCCACATTGCTAATTCAGGAGGCAAGGAACACTGGTGTCTTGGGGGTCGCTGCAGGCCTTGGAACGGCCACAGACCATAAAAGCACTCAGATCAAACCAGTGCACCCCATTAAAGACGTGAACGTAATGGCGGAGGTGGTGCTTCAGGAGCCGGGATGCAGTGGAGGCAGTCGCATAGAATTGCAGGTGGAGCAGCAACGCCCTCATGGGAAGGACTTGCGTGTTGAACGTCAGCTTTCTAATGAACAGCTGATTCAAGCAAGAAGAGATGAGCTTCCTCAAGAAGTATGGAGGGAACgggcagagagagaaaagaggctAGAGAGACAGACATCCAGTGAACAGGAAGTATTTGAAACTCGGCGAAAAGACAGACATCGGCTTGAGAAACAAGAAAGCAGCGAACATGAGACGGCCAAAGAACCATCAGATAGGCGATCAGGAGGAGG AGAGAAACGGTCTACCTTAGCTGACATCGTGGAACAGCTTCAAGAGCGAGAAGCTGCACAG GCTCGAGGTGAAATTCCTCGCGTTCCAAATGGAGTTCCAGAGAAGTCGCGTCTAGATCGACCCCGAGCTCGAGACCGACCAAAACCACGCAGGCGGCCGCGGCCCAAAGATGGTACACAGGGCGAGACGCGACGTTCGCGATCTGCTCCTGCCCAGAGCAGCTCATCTGTCCCACAACCACCTTCCCATCATGCTCAGCGTGAGGGCTTCCTCTTCCGCAAGTTAGACATAGAGAGCCAGAAGAAAAGCTCCAACAG caGATCTTGGGTGAATCTGTACTGCATACTGAATAAAGGCGAACTTGGTTTCTTCAAGGACTCAAAGAATATAACATCTACGTACAACAATGAACCACGTCTTAGTCTAAACAGCTGTTCCTGTGACATCAACCTTGgctacaaaaagaagaaaaacgtCTTCACACTTAA aACTAAAGATGGGAGCGAGTTCCTGTTCCATGCAAAAGATGAG gATGATCTAAAAGCCTGGATCTCGAATATCAACATGTGTATTGGTGAACATGAGGATATCACTAAATGGGGGCAGTCACATCCAACTACCTCATCAACAGACGAGGGCACACGGAGGGAAGGCAGCAGGGCTGAGAAATCTGACCGAGCCGATAGGGGCTCTGAGCGCTCGGACAAGGGtgagaaaatggagaaaaagagcgggaaaaagaaatga